Proteins from one Parasteatoda tepidariorum isolate YZ-2023 chromosome 4, CAS_Ptep_4.0, whole genome shotgun sequence genomic window:
- the LOC107445103 gene encoding keratin-associated protein 19-2-like, with protein MKVLAAILLLGLLATTLAIIPVSVNLGRSYHVGPSYGYGRGYGGHGSYGSYGSHGSYGGHGSYGGYGYPSSYYGGYGHGASSYGYGHKGGYGHGGYGSHGYPFLSIGLGK; from the exons atgaaagttttg gcTGCAATTCTGCTTCTTGGCCTTTTGGCCACGACATTGGCCATCATTCCTGTGTCAGTCAACTTAGGTCGCTCATATCACGTTGGTCCTTCTTATGGATATGGTCGCGGTTATGGAGGTCATGGAAGTTATGGAAGTTATGGAAGCCATGGAAGTTATGGAGGCCATGGAAGTTATGGAGGATATGGATATCCATCGTCCTATTATGGTGGATATGGACATGGAGCATCTAGTTATGGATACGGACACAAAGGAGGCTACGGTCATGGTGGCTATGGAAGTCATGGGTATCCTTTCCTCTCAATTGGTCTTGGAAAATaa
- the LOC107445109 gene encoding cuticle protein 16.5 isoform X2: MQLLILSLLVAAASATYSYDYSYPQTYALDNYGGSYGGSYGYGGSYGYGGLGSGVSYLLGGHGGSHYAAPSYSYVHSKPALTYAAAPAVSYVKPAVHTVAAPAVSYVSKPAVTYVAPKPAVTYVAPKPVTYVAPKPVTYVAPKPVTYVAPKPAVTYVSKPVATTYVAPRVEKYYAAAPAVVSKPITYAAPAVVSHAAPAISYAAPAAAVSYAAPAAAVSYAAPVATAAKYYSSALPSYSYSSGVAPVYSYSSEHYPSYSYSSPSLLSPYSYSSGSYIYKK, translated from the exons ATGCAACTTTTG atCCTCAGTCTTTTGGTGGCTGCTGCCTCCGCCACTTATTCATACGATTACTCGTATCCCCAAACCTATGCTTTGGACAACTATGGTGGATCTTATGGTGGATCTTACGGTTACGGCGGATCATATGGCTATGGTGGTTTAGGAAGCGGAGTCTCATATCTCCTTGGAGGACATGGAGGTTCTCACTATGCTGCCCCAAG TTATTCCTACGTTCATTCAAAGCCCGCTTTAACATACGCTGCTGCACCAGCAGTTTCTTACGTTAAGCCAGCAGTACACACTGTTGCTGCCCCAGCAGTCTCATACGTATCTAAACCCGCTGTCACCTATGTAGCTCCCAAACCAGCTGTCACCTATGTAGCTCCCAAACCAGTCACCTACGTAGCTCCCAAACCAGTCACCTACGTTGCTCCCAAACCAGTCACCTACGTTGCTCCTAAGCCAGCAGTCACCTACGTGTCCAAACCAGTAGCCACCACCTATGTTGCTCCACGCGTTGAAAAATACTATGCAGCAGCTCCAGCTGTTGTCTCTAAGCCAATCACTTATGCTGCCCCAGCTGTAGTTAGTCACGCAGCTCCTGCCATCAGCTACGCTGCCCCAGCAGCAGCAGTCAGCTATGCAGCCCCAGCAGCAGCAGTCAGCTACGCAGCACCAGTCGCCACAGCCGCCAAATACTACTCAAGTGCTCTCCCAAGCTACAGCTACTCTTCCGGTGTTGCACCAGTCTACAGCTATTCTTCAGAACACTACCCATCCTACTCTTATTCCTCCCCATCCCTTCTCAGCCCATACTCTTACTCCTCCGGATCTTACATCTACAAGAAATAA
- the LOC107445109 gene encoding uncharacterized protein isoform X1, giving the protein MQLLILSLLVAAASATYSYDYSYPQTYALDNYGGSYGGSYGYGGSYGYGGLGSGVSYLLGGHGGSHYAAPSIHFIKYVPSHTSQTLPNGGKINFVMRPLSTNRETGIKSTHKGSSSTSPQNPPAWISTKGGTPQGKISDTSKTDDHINIHSSIDPAWTSTKGGTPQGKISDTSRTDDHINTHGSIDPAWTSTKGGIPQTKTSDSSKTDGHIKTHGTADSAWISTKGGIFRGKTSDISNADGHTKTHDSTDPSKSPIPFHPKPVIPSTTKVPASVTPSMPKDIPVTIDYEDEFFDDDIEDEPENEIEETPLRPEPLSDEQPQSSLMDENDNSKEAFVSVPRNHKGKLNPSSSMSSSERQIQDTDSTGKPFHDTTSVDVNTKTGIASKSSSHVDGAPSLSTRDHTPKRAFSPVPDMDYDNFGASNNPTNNDDSRKHNSRGFTWDRQAVYSGLSTVHKQIPYNNRPLAVQLMPQALPFLTSSEIVVENPVIGYYYGNHQPATVTYEYGIPMDVVVTK; this is encoded by the exons ATGCAACTTTTG atCCTCAGTCTTTTGGTGGCTGCTGCCTCCGCCACTTATTCATACGATTACTCGTATCCCCAAACCTATGCTTTGGACAACTATGGTGGATCTTATGGTGGATCTTACGGTTACGGCGGATCATATGGCTATGGTGGTTTAGGAAGCGGAGTCTCATATCTCCTTGGAGGACATGGAGGTTCTCACTATGCTGCCCCAAG tattcatTTCATCAAGTACGTGCCTTCACATACTTCTCAGACATTACCCAATGGTGGAAAGATAAATTTTGTCATGAGGCCTTTATCAACTAACAGAGAAACAGGTATTAAATCTACACATAAAGGATCTTCATCTACATCACCTCAAAA TCCACCAGCCTGGATCTCGACTAAAGGTGGAACTCCTCAAGGCAAAATATCAGATACGTCAAAGACTGATGATCATATCAATATACATAGCTCAATAGATCCAGCATGGACCTCAACTAAAGGTGGAACTCCTCAAGGCAAAATATCAGATACATCAAGAACTGATGATCATATCAATACACATGGCTCAATAGATCCAGCATGGACCTCAACTAAAGGTGGAATTCCTCAAACCAAGACATCAGATTCATCAAAAACTGATGGTCATATCAAAACACATGGCACTGCAGATTCAGCCTGGATCTCAACTAAAGGTGGAATTTTTCGAGGCAAAACATCAGATATATCAAATGCTGATGGCCATACCAAAACACACGACTCGACTGATCCTTCTAAGAGTCCCATTCCATTTCATCCAAAGCCAGTCATTCCAAGTACAACTAAAGTTCCAGCATCTGTTACCCCATCAATGCCTAAAGATATTCCTGTTACCATCGACTATGAAGACGAGTTCTTTGATGATGACATAGAAGATGAAcctgaaaatgaaattgaagaaaCGCCTTTGCGTCCTGAACCTCTGTCAGATGAACAACCACAGTCTAGTTTGATGGATGAGAATGACAATTCAAAGGAGGCATTCGTTTCCGTCCCACGCAATCATAAGGGAAAACTTAACCCGTCCTCAAGTATGTCTTCTTCAGAAAGGCAAATTCAAGATACAGACTCTACTGGCAAACCATTTCATGACACTACTTCTGTGGATGTTAATACCAAAACGGGAATCGCCAGTAAATCTTCATCTCACGTAGACGGTGCTCCAAGTTTGAGTACAAGGGACCACACACCTAAGAGGGCTTTTAGTCCTGTGCCAGATATGGACTATGACAATTTTGGTGCTTCAAATAACCCGACAAACAACGATGATTCCAGAAAACACAACAGTAGGGGATTCACTTGGGATCGTCAAGCAGTTTATTCTGGGTTATCGACTGTTCATAAGCAAATTCCTTATAATAACAGGCCTTTGGCCGTCCAGTTAATGCCCCAGGCATTGCCCTTTTTAACATCGTCGGAAATAGTAGTGGAAAATCCAGTAATTGGTTATTATTACGGAAATCATCAACCGGCAACTGTAACCTATGAATATGGAATACCGATGGATGTTGTAGTCacaaagtaa